From Cygnus atratus isolate AKBS03 ecotype Queensland, Australia chromosome 1, CAtr_DNAZoo_HiC_assembly, whole genome shotgun sequence, the proteins below share one genomic window:
- the RBP5 gene encoding retinol-binding protein 5, which produces MPPNLTGYYRFVSQENMDNYLRALDINVVLRKVVCLLKPDKEIIHTGDHMVIRTITSLRDYVMDFDLGVQFEEDLGPVDGRKCQTTVSWEGDQLVCEQLGEKRNRGWRHWLEGDRLHLRMTAEDEVCVQVFQKVK; this is translated from the exons ATGCCGCCCAACCTTACCGGCTATTACCGCTTCGTCTCCCAGGAGAATATGGACAATTACCTCCGCGCACTAG ATATCAATGTGGTCCTGCGAAAAGTGGTTTGCCTCCTGAAGCCCGATAAGGAGATCATCCACACGGGAGATCACATGGTCATCCGCACGATCACCTCCCTTCGGGACTACGTTATGGATTTTGACCTGGGAGTCCAGTTTGAGGAAGACCTGGGGCCCGTGGATGGACGCAAGTGCCAG acaacCGTGTCCTGGGAGGGTGATCAGCTGGTGTgcgagcagctgggagagaagaggaacCGAGGCTGGAGGCACTGGCTGGAGGGGGACCGGCTGCATCTG cGCATGACGGCCGAGGACGAAGTCTGCGTTCAGGTCTTCCAGAAAGTGAAGTGA